One genomic window of Mucilaginibacter sp. SJ includes the following:
- a CDS encoding SDR family oxidoreductase: MNNQIESKSSLNDKRVIILGGSTGIGFATAKAAAAEGAKVVIVSGNQSKINNALSQLPEDAEGYAVDLSHEENIKSFFQQTGKFDHLVYTAAENLNLYNINQTDIEAARKFFNLRYWGAYAAVKYGTPFINEGGSVNLTGGTAGTRPAAGWSIASSICGAMEGLVRALAVELAPIRVNAVIPGVIDTNLWDSMPAEDKEGLYNWAKNTLLLGRVGHADDVALAFVYLMKQSFGTGLNLVVDGGTLLA; the protein is encoded by the coding sequence ATGAATAATCAAATTGAAAGTAAATCGTCATTAAATGACAAAAGGGTAATTATATTGGGTGGCAGTACTGGTATAGGCTTTGCGACAGCAAAAGCTGCCGCTGCCGAAGGTGCTAAAGTTGTGATAGTTTCAGGTAATCAAAGCAAGATCAATAACGCATTAAGTCAATTGCCGGAGGACGCTGAAGGCTACGCCGTAGATCTATCGCACGAAGAAAATATAAAATCTTTTTTTCAGCAGACCGGTAAGTTCGATCACCTCGTTTATACCGCGGCCGAAAATCTTAATCTTTATAATATCAACCAAACAGATATTGAGGCTGCACGTAAGTTCTTCAACCTGCGTTACTGGGGAGCTTATGCTGCTGTTAAATATGGCACCCCGTTCATTAACGAAGGCGGCTCTGTAAACTTAACCGGCGGAACTGCGGGAACGAGACCTGCTGCAGGCTGGTCAATAGCCAGCAGTATTTGCGGTGCCATGGAAGGTTTGGTAAGGGCCCTGGCTGTTGAATTGGCTCCTATACGTGTAAACGCTGTGATACCGGGCGTAATTGACACCAACCTGTGGGATAGCATGCCTGCCGAAGATAAAGAAGGACTCTACAATTGGGCAAAAAATACACTGCTGCTCGGCCGTGTTGGCCATGCGGATGATGTTGCCCTTGCATTTGTTTACCTTATGAAGCAAAGTTTTGGAACAGGATTGAATTTAGTGGTTGACGGGGGGACTTTGTTGGCGTAG